A stretch of the Porifericola rhodea genome encodes the following:
- a CDS encoding P1 family peptidase, whose product MKYHLLTLLSLFLFVTPLQLVAQNKTLREEGINLGVLPAGKFNAITDVEGVLVGHKTLIAGDSIRTGVTAILPYSGNIFQQKVPAAIHLGNGFGKLAGYTQLEELGNLETPIVLTNTLNVATAIQAVVKHTLAQKNNEDVRSVNAVVGETNDGYLNDIRGQHVQESHVQAAIENATTGLIAQGNVGAGTGTRCFAYKGGIGSSSRIASLNEKKYTVGVLVQANFGGVLQIKGLPIATYLKDEKQAPRQEDTDGSCMIVVATDAPLDSRNLKRLAKRAMLGLARTGGIASNGSGDYVIAFSTAAQLRIPYDNQGAMLEQKVLHNDDVSPLFLATIEATEEAIYNALLAAETMVGMHGTVEELPEQKVLELLNKHGLLK is encoded by the coding sequence ATGAAATACCACCTACTAACACTACTTAGCCTATTTTTATTTGTTACCCCACTCCAGCTCGTCGCTCAGAATAAAACTTTAAGAGAAGAAGGCATAAACCTGGGCGTTTTACCTGCCGGTAAATTTAATGCTATCACCGATGTAGAAGGTGTACTGGTAGGGCATAAAACTTTAATAGCAGGTGATAGCATACGTACTGGAGTAACAGCTATTCTCCCCTACTCCGGCAATATTTTTCAGCAGAAAGTACCTGCTGCTATCCATTTGGGTAATGGTTTTGGAAAACTGGCAGGCTATACCCAACTTGAGGAACTCGGCAATCTGGAAACGCCAATCGTGCTGACCAACACCCTCAATGTAGCTACGGCTATACAAGCGGTAGTCAAACATACCCTGGCTCAGAAAAACAACGAAGATGTTCGTTCGGTAAATGCGGTAGTCGGCGAAACCAATGATGGCTACCTAAACGATATCAGAGGGCAGCATGTACAGGAGTCGCACGTGCAGGCTGCTATTGAAAATGCCACTACTGGCCTCATAGCACAGGGTAACGTTGGGGCAGGCACAGGAACACGTTGTTTCGCTTACAAAGGAGGAATTGGTAGCTCTTCTCGTATTGCCAGCCTGAATGAGAAAAAGTATACAGTGGGGGTATTGGTACAGGCAAATTTTGGAGGTGTATTACAGATTAAAGGCCTGCCTATTGCTACCTACCTCAAAGACGAAAAACAAGCTCCCCGCCAGGAAGATACTGATGGTTCATGTATGATTGTGGTAGCTACAGATGCCCCTCTTGATAGCCGTAACCTAAAAAGGCTCGCAAAAAGGGCGATGCTGGGACTTGCCAGAACGGGAGGTATCGCATCTAATGGTAGCGGGGATTATGTGATCGCATTCTCTACAGCAGCTCAGCTTCGTATTCCTTATGATAACCAGGGAGCTATGCTAGAGCAAAAAGTATTACACAATGATGATGTTAGCCCTCTCTTTTTGGCTACCATAGAGGCCACTGAAGAAGCGATCTACAATGCCCTCTTAGCTGCAGAAACAATGGTAGGTATGCATGGTACGGTAGAGGAGCTACCGGAACAAAAAGTTTTGGAACTACTCAATAAGCACGGGCTCCTCAAATGA